The Papio anubis isolate 15944 chromosome 5, Panubis1.0, whole genome shotgun sequence genome has a segment encoding these proteins:
- the SMIM15 gene encoding small integral membrane protein 15: MFDIKAWAEYVVEWAAEDPYGFLTTVILALTPLFLASAVLSWKLAKMIEAREKEQKKKQKRQENIAKAKRLKKD, from the coding sequence ATGTTTGATATAAAGGCTTGGGCTGAGTATGTTGTGGAATGGGCTGCAGAAGACCCATATGGCTTCCTTACAACTGTTATTTTGGCCCTTACTCCACTGTTCCTAGCAAGTGCTGTACTGTCTTGGAAACTGGCCAAGATGATTGAGGCCAGGGAGAAGGagcagaagaagaaacaaaaacgcCAAGAAAACATTGCAAAAGCTAAACGACTAAAAAAGGATTGA